One window of Nitrospinota bacterium genomic DNA carries:
- a CDS encoding histidine kinase — protein MRRLIKTLQAQIEPHFLYNTLANVHSLIETDPNTASAMLENFIKYLRSSLARSRDTEVSLKQEVELLRAYLDIQKVRLSGRLEYSIHVDDGLMTFPLPPMLLQPLVENAVKHGVEPKIRGGKIEVTAREENGHVRLTVADNGIGFTSGVADGFGLVNVRSRVNSLYAERGRFSLCGGPDGGVTAEIIVPREK, from the coding sequence ATGAGACGGTTAATAAAGACCCTGCAGGCCCAGATCGAACCTCATTTCCTGTATAACACCCTGGCCAATGTCCACAGCCTGATAGAGACCGACCCGAATACCGCCTCGGCCATGCTGGAGAATTTCATAAAATACCTGCGTTCGTCCCTGGCCCGCAGCCGCGACACGGAAGTTTCGCTAAAACAGGAGGTGGAGCTTCTGCGCGCCTATCTGGACATCCAGAAGGTCCGTTTAAGCGGCAGGCTGGAATACTCCATCCATGTGGACGATGGTCTGATGACTTTCCCTCTCCCTCCCATGCTCCTGCAACCGCTGGTGGAGAACGCCGTCAAGCACGGAGTGGAGCCGAAAATCAGGGGGGGCAAAATAGAGGTCACCGCCAGGGAGGAGAACGGGCATGTCCGGCTGACCGTCGCCGACAACGGTATAGGATTCACCTCCGGCGTGGCCGATGGATTTGGGCTGGTGAACGTCCGGTCGCGGGTGAACTCGCTGTACGCGGAACGCGGGCGGTTTTCGCTTTGCGGCGGGCCGGACGGCGGGGTGACCGCGGAAATAATCGTTCCGAGGGAAAAATGA
- a CDS encoding response regulator transcription factor, producing the protein MTRALIAEDEKELRGHLARTLKKLWPELEICAMAGNGAEALAMFEEHKPDIAFLDIRMPGKSGMEIARRMNGCHIVFVTAYDQYAVEAFEQYAVDYILKPVTEERLEKTVSRLKTAAKGNSDIFAQAIEQVAARLAAPKSWLQWVRAQSGASVRMIHVDDVVYFRSEDKYTVVRLADGEALIRSPLKTMEAELDPGLFWRVHRNAIINIRWVESATRMPSGALSLKLKCVAGHITASRQYAHLFHQM; encoded by the coding sequence ATGACGCGGGCATTGATCGCCGAGGACGAGAAGGAACTGCGCGGGCATCTTGCGCGGACCCTCAAAAAGCTGTGGCCGGAGCTGGAAATTTGCGCCATGGCAGGGAACGGGGCGGAGGCGCTGGCGATGTTTGAAGAACATAAGCCGGACATCGCATTCCTGGACATCCGCATGCCCGGCAAATCGGGGATGGAAATCGCCCGGCGGATGAACGGCTGCCATATCGTCTTCGTCACCGCATACGACCAGTACGCTGTGGAAGCGTTCGAACAATACGCTGTTGACTACATTCTCAAACCGGTGACGGAAGAACGGCTTGAAAAGACCGTGTCAAGGCTCAAGACTGCGGCGAAAGGTAATTCGGATATTTTCGCCCAGGCCATAGAACAGGTGGCCGCAAGGCTGGCCGCTCCCAAAAGCTGGCTGCAGTGGGTGCGGGCGCAGTCCGGAGCATCGGTGCGCATGATCCATGTGGACGACGTCGTATATTTCCGTTCGGAGGACAAATACACCGTGGTGCGCCTTGCGGACGGGGAGGCGCTTATCAGAAGCCCGCTAAAAACCATGGAAGCGGAGCTGGATCCGGGACTGTTCTGGCGCGTCCACCGCAACGCCATCATCAACATACGATGGGTGGAAAGCGCCACCCGCATGCCGTCCGGCGCGCTTTCCCTGAAGCTCAAATGCGTGGCGGGGCATATAACCGCAAGCAGGCAATACGCGCATCTTTTCCACCAGATGTGA
- a CDS encoding cytochrome C oxidase subunit II, giving the protein MSLTSPEKHWWDSPLHRDEKIWITLALIWCMFLTGFMPYWHLTGEQNASSRYAKMYAADFERLTDAFIEKYKVGEEKGIPVVAPPAGADIFLRSRQWSWDPILKLKTGKQYNLHLSSVDVNHGLSVFPMNFNFQVVPGYDNWLLITPTKAGEYTIICNEFCGIGHHTMIGRIYVES; this is encoded by the coding sequence ATGAGCCTGACTTCGCCGGAAAAACACTGGTGGGACTCGCCGCTCCACCGGGACGAAAAGATATGGATAACATTGGCGCTTATCTGGTGCATGTTCCTCACGGGGTTCATGCCGTACTGGCACCTCACCGGGGAGCAGAACGCCTCCTCGCGCTACGCCAAGATGTATGCCGCCGATTTTGAGAGGCTGACGGACGCGTTCATTGAAAAATACAAGGTCGGGGAGGAAAAGGGGATCCCTGTGGTGGCGCCTCCCGCCGGGGCGGACATCTTCCTTCGCTCCCGCCAATGGTCGTGGGACCCGATCCTCAAGCTTAAAACTGGCAAGCAGTACAACCTTCACCTGTCGTCGGTGGACGTGAACCACGGGCTTTCCGTGTTCCCGATGAACTTCAACTTCCAGGTGGTGCCAGGGTATGACAACTGGCTTTTGATAACCCCGACCAAGGCCGGGGAATACACGATAATCTGCAACGAATTCTGCGGCATCGGCCATCACACGATGATCGGCAGGATTTACGTTGAATCCTGA